Proteins encoded by one window of Cystobacter ferrugineus:
- a CDS encoding c-type cytochrome: MNARKTSGIAALGALGLLSLGAASAKDASAKDASTPGTSPAPATHQVPRSAEGNVVIALCDGETTLEVKGVKDPARIDKKQAQAISDQLMAEWLRKNPQANWDPVPPRVALAQPQPPTPPPAANADVKKQGESAASDAAGVAKQKGGEQAGHTYGAFSARDEALWKASAEQMVKEGHRVFHDSKELGSTVAISCDMCHPDAANTHPETYPKYQVQLGRVALLRDMVNWCIENPVRGKPLAEDDPRMKAMEAYILAQRKGVKLEYGKH; encoded by the coding sequence ATGAACGCACGCAAGACATCCGGCATCGCGGCGCTCGGCGCCCTCGGTCTGCTGTCGCTCGGGGCCGCGTCCGCGAAGGACGCGTCCGCGAAGGACGCGTCCACTCCGGGCACCTCCCCCGCTCCCGCCACGCATCAGGTTCCCCGCTCGGCGGAGGGCAACGTGGTGATCGCCCTGTGCGACGGCGAGACGACGCTCGAGGTCAAGGGAGTGAAGGATCCGGCGCGGATCGACAAGAAGCAGGCCCAGGCCATCTCCGACCAGCTCATGGCCGAGTGGCTGCGCAAGAACCCCCAGGCGAACTGGGATCCGGTGCCTCCTCGCGTGGCCCTGGCCCAGCCGCAGCCTCCCACACCTCCGCCAGCCGCCAATGCGGACGTGAAGAAGCAGGGGGAGAGCGCCGCCTCGGACGCGGCCGGGGTCGCGAAGCAGAAGGGCGGAGAACAGGCGGGCCATACGTACGGAGCCTTCAGCGCCCGGGACGAGGCCCTGTGGAAGGCCTCGGCCGAGCAGATGGTGAAGGAGGGGCACCGGGTGTTTCATGACTCCAAGGAGCTGGGCAGCACCGTGGCCATCTCCTGTGACATGTGCCACCCGGACGCCGCGAACACGCACCCGGAGACCTATCCGAAGTACCAGGTGCAGCTTGGCCGCGTGGCGTTGCTGCGCGACATGGTGAACTGGTGCATCGAGAATCCCGTGCGCGGCAAGCCGCTCGCCGAGGATGACCCGAGGATGAAGGCAATGGAGGCCTATATCCTCGCCCAGCGCAAGGGCGTGAAGCTGGAGTACGGCAAGCACTGA
- a CDS encoding DUSAM domain-containing protein encodes MTDEERLVWRRFEQLEQRVLVQGEALELSDETRALLSGGARLVDLSPEGTEDSLRGVSTAATLLREIGRRIRDGSLRLGKVDSQVDALRDKGDFAGARKVLEEALSAEVVPHYREQLEIRLDYLATFETIFLTGQVEQDFHPWGQIRALALRVQWGKTLELRDDLRDFLRRTAPTVAIGEAETEESLRTVEGTEALLAVMLKRMDDGKQRLSQALHQVIRCQETGDLDGARHQLRAVLAVEIVPQYRRMAEENLRRLNELPSAS; translated from the coding sequence ATGACCGACGAGGAGCGGCTTGTCTGGCGGCGATTCGAGCAACTGGAACAGCGGGTATTGGTGCAGGGCGAGGCGCTCGAGCTGAGTGACGAAACCCGCGCCTTGCTGAGCGGAGGCGCCCGACTCGTGGATCTCAGCCCCGAGGGTACGGAGGACTCCCTGCGTGGTGTCTCGACGGCGGCCACCCTCCTACGGGAGATCGGTCGTCGTATCCGGGACGGCTCCCTGCGCCTGGGGAAGGTGGATTCCCAGGTGGATGCCCTGCGCGACAAGGGCGACTTCGCTGGCGCGCGGAAGGTGCTCGAGGAGGCTCTCTCCGCCGAGGTCGTCCCCCACTATCGGGAGCAGCTCGAGATTCGGCTCGATTATCTGGCGACATTCGAGACGATCTTCCTGACCGGTCAGGTCGAACAGGACTTTCATCCGTGGGGGCAGATCCGAGCCCTGGCACTCCGGGTTCAGTGGGGCAAGACGCTGGAACTTCGCGATGACCTGCGTGACTTCCTGCGGCGGACCGCTCCGACCGTGGCCATAGGCGAGGCCGAAACAGAAGAGTCGCTCAGGACCGTGGAGGGCACCGAGGCACTCCTGGCGGTGATGTTGAAGCGCATGGACGACGGAAAGCAGCGGCTTTCACAAGCGCTCCACCAGGTGATTCGCTGCCAGGAGACGGGGGATCTCGACGGAGCACGTCATCAACTGCGAGCGGTGCTCGCCGTGGAGATTGTCCCGCAATACCGCCGCATGGCCGAGGAGAACCTGAGGCGCCTGAATGAGCTGCCCTCGGCGTCGTGA
- a CDS encoding alpha/beta fold hydrolase, translating into MTTWMSGVCEANGINIHYLRTEGANPPVVLLHGLTGNGACWTPLARVLEGEFDVVMPDARGHGGSSAPHHGYRYDDHASDVVGLIRGLGLSRPVLLGHSMGGMTAAVVASRGAGGLRGLILVDPTFLSPERQREVRDSDVADQHRRALGLHKSDLVAQARARHPRRSPEIVELLAEARLKTRMSAFDVLTPPNPEYRDVVSAIDVPILLVIGDSSPVVTFEMATELRSLNPRVRIAQVQDAAHGLPFDQPERLGEVVASFLRELA; encoded by the coding sequence ATGACGACCTGGATGAGTGGAGTCTGCGAAGCGAACGGCATCAACATCCACTACCTCCGAACCGAAGGCGCCAACCCTCCCGTCGTTCTGCTCCATGGATTGACCGGGAACGGCGCCTGCTGGACTCCCTTGGCGCGCGTGCTCGAGGGTGAATTCGACGTCGTCATGCCCGACGCCAGAGGGCACGGCGGTTCGAGCGCGCCGCACCACGGCTACCGGTACGACGATCACGCGAGCGATGTCGTGGGCCTCATCCGCGGCCTGGGGCTCTCTCGTCCGGTTCTGCTTGGCCACTCGATGGGCGGCATGACCGCCGCGGTGGTGGCGAGTCGAGGGGCGGGGGGCCTCCGCGGCCTCATCCTGGTCGACCCGACGTTCTTGAGCCCCGAGCGCCAACGCGAGGTGCGCGACAGCGACGTCGCCGATCAACACCGCCGGGCCCTCGGCTTACACAAGTCTGACCTCGTTGCACAAGCCCGAGCCCGACACCCGCGTCGCTCGCCCGAGATCGTCGAGCTTCTTGCCGAGGCGAGACTGAAAACCCGCATGAGCGCCTTCGACGTTCTCACGCCGCCCAACCCCGAGTATCGCGATGTGGTGAGCGCGATTGACGTCCCGATCCTACTCGTCATTGGGGACAGCAGTCCCGTCGTCACGTTCGAGATGGCAACGGAACTGCGGAGCCTCAACCCACGCGTGCGAATCGCACAGGTACAGGACGCCGCCCACGGCCTTCCGTTTGACCAACCCGAGCGCCTGGGAGAGGTGGTCGCGTCGTTCTTGCGTGAGCTGGCTTAG
- a CDS encoding pentapeptide repeat-containing protein encodes MLYNKVFYEDREIENERLELTDKGSLYFLGSNVTFRNCTLVLKVSGRNLLFDEGTRFIDCIFEVKQELKNHQQWVFASLTGCRFKGHLSGCDFGHWPDYSERAGHGSIEDCDFTEARLDGCRIMGCDPATIRFPKWPCFTILDPIGRARELNSVEWPGGFRPIIVEGQYRDPPRTMAVTFYAPALAKRRKTTEEAFRAIIAQFDCIVY; translated from the coding sequence ATGCTTTACAACAAGGTCTTCTACGAGGACCGAGAGATTGAAAACGAGCGGCTAGAGCTGACGGACAAGGGGTCGCTCTATTTCCTTGGCTCCAACGTCACCTTCAGGAATTGCACCCTGGTCCTCAAGGTCTCCGGCAGAAATCTGCTCTTCGACGAAGGCACTCGGTTCATCGACTGCATTTTCGAGGTGAAGCAGGAGCTGAAGAACCACCAACAGTGGGTGTTCGCCTCCTTGACGGGGTGCCGTTTCAAGGGGCACTTGTCGGGCTGCGACTTCGGGCACTGGCCTGACTACTCAGAGAGGGCAGGACACGGCTCCATCGAGGACTGCGACTTCACCGAGGCCCGGCTGGATGGCTGCCGCATCATGGGCTGTGACCCCGCCACCATCCGCTTCCCCAAGTGGCCCTGTTTCACCATCCTGGACCCCATTGGGCGGGCCCGCGAACTCAACAGCGTCGAGTGGCCGGGCGGTTTTCGTCCCATCATCGTGGAGGGGCAGTACAGGGATCCTCCCCGCACAATGGCCGTGACGTTCTACGCTCCGGCCCTCGCCAAGCGCCGCAAAACCACGGAGGAAGCGTTCAGGGCGATCATTGCGCAGTTCGACTGCATCGTCTACTGA